From Amphiprion ocellaris isolate individual 3 ecotype Okinawa chromosome 10, ASM2253959v1, whole genome shotgun sequence, one genomic window encodes:
- the LOC111576972 gene encoding band 4.1-like protein 3 isoform X1, which produces MTTESGADSEAKQLQENKETQKGKGKAASQPSQAAAEPTSPQNQPEQLPAAAGHSTPARKEQEQIEEDQVSHRSSTSRLSRSPLRGVKKVKIMQCKITLLDGSDYTLNVEKRVKGHVLFDKVCDHLNLLEKDYFGITYRDMENQKNWLDPSKELKKQIRTGPWNFAFNVKFYPPDPSQLTEDITRYYLCLQLRDDVVSGRLPCSFATHTVLGSYTVQSELGDYDPEELASDYISELRFAPNQTKELEEKVMELHKTYKGMTPAEAEMHFLENAKKLSMYGVDLHHAKLVGNLYESLAPAEGEDSEGVEIMLGVCASGLLIYRDRLRINRFAWPKILKISYKRNNFYIKIRPGEFEQFESTIGFKLPNHRAAKRLWKVCVEHHTFFRLVSPEAPPKKFLSLGSKFRYSGRTQAQTRRASSQIIRPAPFFERSSSKRYNMSRSLDGAPIMENHETLMKDNAAAKVIAKGDIITTVTTEKKVEEDKSEQEDTHKDAAETPEAAATTPLRQDTKCSPHVYTADPLPSELSLPSSPVSSTKIRRRRRENARKRASSVSPAKSSTGCRRRQAHADRKAALLEEQALLLSARKQRLEQGKSRGGTLFSFSLHLPDLSSILDEDGYITFPDLSEMRFLPECAQNFLPIKSPSLIPCFLFIFFFLLSTSFSVPYALTLSFPLALCLCYLEPKAASLTASIAQGYHDHDSSEEEETDSEQTDFAFDGDITATESEADEDSEMQTQYSFIRRVKGENVFIKHSNLMLEDTEPSADAVKHQTNISEMKRSFLETGGSTPGLTEWEKRLSSSPVHSPRAHEAPMIEPLEPQDTKDEQPTGDEAKEEVNAKATEAAGYLVKYVVDSIITDGATSSGPHGISLSTTMDDDVFMDGTLKEVEEKTPDSQDEVSERSVVKVSPGAVRQEVSQAISDKKGTLIILKDAEDKEDTEGKEMSTLDEKEKSVVPREHETDKNDMLPASMGKEMFKADTSVLTEAQTTEVKMLSTKMEIKTDDMIPLKGIDSPKKAMASWISEEVKTEASEVISVAAKEMKTSDGLKENAEIFTFEDIQSEQSESNLVQNTVSESSTTSLAVSTLGWVSSSQKASPDQQEKAVVAVETEAESTKLTAPTSPDIVEVATKDMPVVHTETKTITYEAAEVDTNGDADPGVLLSAQTITSETTSTTTTTHITKTVKGGISETRIEKRIVITGDADIDHDEALAQAIKEAKEQHPDMSVTKVVVHKETEITPEEGED; this is translated from the exons ATGACAACTGAGTCAGGCGCAGACTCTGAGGCCaagcagctgcaggagaacAAGGAGACACAGAAGGGGAAAGGCAAAGCAGCATCCCAGCCCAGCCAGGCAGCAGCCGAACCCACCTCTCCACAGAACCAGCCGGAGCAGCTTCCAGCCGCAGCCGGACACAGCACCCCAGCCAGGAAAGAGCAG GAACAGATAGAAGAAGATCAGGTATCCCACAGGTCATCCACCAGTCGTCTGTCCAGGTCTCCTTTGAGAGGAGTCAAGAAAGTGAAGATCATGCAGTGTAAAATCACCCTGCTGGACGGCTCCGACTACACGCTCAATGTGGAG AAACGAGTCAAGGGCCATGTGCTCTTTGATAAAGTATGTGATCACCTCAACCTACTGGAGAAAGACTATTTTGGCATCACATACAGAGACATGGAAAATCAGAAG AATTGGCTGGATCCTTCCAAGGAGCTAAAGAAGCAGATCAGGA CTGGTCCCTGGAACTTTGCTTTCAACGTGAAGTTTTACCCACCAGACCCCTCCCAGCTGACCGAGGACATCACAAG GTACTACTTGTGCTTGCAGTTAAGGGATGATGTAGTTTCAGGTCGCCTTCCCTGCTCCTTTGCCACCCACACGGTGCTGGGCTCCTACACAGTGCAGTCTGAACTTGGAGACTACGACCCTGAGGAACTGGCCAGTGACTACATCAGCGAGCTGCGCTTTGCACCCAACCAAACCAAAGAGCTAGAGGAGAAGGTCATGGAACTTCACAAGACCTACAA GGGGATGACACCAGCTGAAGCAGAGATGCATTTCCTGGAAAATGCTAAGAAGCTGTCTATGTATGGCGTGGACCTCCATCACGCTAAG TTGGTAGGGAATCTCTATGAAAGCTTGGCTCCAGCTGAGGGAGAG GACTCTGAGGGTGTGGAGATCATGCTGGGAGTTTGTGCAAGTGGCCTCCTCATCTACAGAGACAGGTTGCGGATCAACAGATTTGCCTGGCCCAAAATCCTCAAGATTTCCTACAAGAGGAACAACTTTTACATCAAAATCCGGCCTGGCGAG TTTGAGCAGTTTGAAAGCACAATTGGTTTCAAACTTCCCAATCACCGTGCTGCCAAAAGGCTTTGGAAGGTCTGCGTGGAACACCATACCTTCTTCAG ACTTGTATCCCCTGAGGCGCCCCCGAAGAAGTTCCTGAGCCTCGGCTCCAAGTTTCGCTACAGTGGCAGAACACAGGCTCAGACCCGTAGGGCCAGCTCTCAGATCATCAGACCTGCGCCGTTCTTCGAACGCTCCTCTAGCAAACGCTACAACATGTCCCGCAGCCTAGATGGAG CTCCCATTATGGAAAACCATGAGACTCTGATGAAGGACAATGCCGCTGCCAAAGTAATCGCCAAGGGAGACATTATTACCACAGTAACAACAGAAAAGAAGGTCGAGGAAGACAAGTCAGAGCAAGAGGACACTCACAAAGATGCAGCAGAGACACCAGAAGCCGCGGCCACAACACCACTCAGACAAGACACAAAG TGCTCCCCTCATGTATACACAGCCGACCCCCTTCCTTCGGAGCTCTCACTCCCTTCATCCCCTGTTTCATCAACTAAAATACGGCGGAGGCGCAGGGAGAACGCTCGTAAGCGGGCCTCATCAGTCAGTCCAGCCAAAAGTAGCACTGGGTGCCGCCGCCGGCAAGCTCATGCTGACCGCAAAGCCGCTCTACTGGAGGAGCAAGCACTGCTGCTCTCAGCCCGCAAGCAGAGACTGGAGCAGGGCAAGAGTCGTGGTGGCAcgctcttctccttctccttgcACCTGCCCGACCTGTCCTCCATCCTGGATGAGGATGGCTATATCACCTTCCCCGATCTGTCAGAGATGCGTTTCCTCCCCGAGTGCGCGCAGAACTTCCTCCCTATTAAGTCACCTTCACTCATCCCCTGCTTCCTCTTCATATTCTTCTTTCTACTCTCCACCTCTTTTTCTGTCCCCTATGCCCTCACTCTCTCCTTCCCCCTGGCGCTGTGCCTCTGCTACCTGGAGCCCAAGGCAGCCTCCCTGACCGCTTCCATAGCCCAGGGCTACCATGACCATGACAGttcagaggaagaagag ACTGACAGCGAACAAACTGACTTTGCCTTTGATGGAGACATAACAGCCACAGAG TCGGAAGCCGATGAGGACTCTGAAATGCAGACTCAG TATAGTTTCATAAGACGAGTTAAAGGGGAAAACGTTTTTATCAAGCATAGTAATCTGATGCTAGAG GATACGGAGCCTTCAGCAGACGCTGTCAAGCACCAGACCAACATCAGCGAGATGAAGCGCTCCTTCCTGGAGACTGGAGGCAGCACACCAGGTCTGACCGAGTGGGAGAAGAGGCTTTCCTCGTCCCCTGTGCACTCACCCAGAGCACATGAGGCACCAATGATAGAGCCGTTGGAGCCACAGGAT aCTAAAGATGAGCAACCAACTGGAGATGAGGCAAAAGAGGAGGTGAATGCTAAAGCCACTGAG GCAGCGGGATATCTGGTGAAATACGTGGTGGATAGTATCATAACAGATGGGGCGACCTCCTCGGGGCCTCATGGGATTAGTTTATCAACCACTATGGATGACGACGTCTTCATGGATGGGACACTGAAGGAGGTAGAAGAGAAAACACCCGACTCCCAGGACGAGGTGTCAGAGAGGTCGGTGGTCAAAGTCAGTCCGGGAGCTGTGAGACAGGAAGTGTCCCAGGCCATCAGTGATAAGAAAGGGACGCTCATTATCTTGAAAGATGCAGAGGACAAAGAGGACACTGAGGGCAAAGAGATGAGTACTTTGGATGAAAAAGAGAAATCCGTTGTTCCGAGAGAGCATGAAACCGACAAGAATGACATGCTGCCTGCATCAATGGGGAAGGAAATGTTCAAAGCAGACACGTCTGTTCTTACAGAAGCCCAAACTACAGAAGTCAAGATGCTAAGTACAAAGATGGAGATAAAAACTGATGACATGATTCCGCTTAAAGGTATTGACTCACCTAAAAAGGCCATGGCATCGTGGATTTCTGAGGAGGTGAAAACAGAGGCCTCAGAGGTGATCAGTGTCGCAGCAAAGGAGATGAAAACCTCTGATGGGCTGAAGGAGAATGCAGAAATCTTCACCTTTGAAGACATCCAGTCTGAGCAGTCAGAGTCCAACCTGGTTCAAAATACAGTTTCAGAATCTTCGACTACATCTTTAGCTGTG TCTACGTTGGGATGGGTTTCCTCATCTCAAAAG GCATCACCTGATCAGCAGGAGAAGGCAGTGGTTGCCGTGGAGACAGAAGCAGAATCAACCAAATTGACAGCACCAACG
- the LOC111576972 gene encoding band 4.1-like protein 3 isoform X6, producing MTTESGADSEAKQLQENKETQKGKGKAASQPSQAAAEPTSPQNQPEQLPAAAGHSTPARKEQEQIEEDQVSHRSSTSRLSRSPLRGVKKVKIMQCKITLLDGSDYTLNVEKRVKGHVLFDKVCDHLNLLEKDYFGITYRDMENQKNWLDPSKELKKQIRTGPWNFAFNVKFYPPDPSQLTEDITRYYLCLQLRDDVVSGRLPCSFATHTVLGSYTVQSELGDYDPEELASDYISELRFAPNQTKELEEKVMELHKTYKGMTPAEAEMHFLENAKKLSMYGVDLHHAKLVGNLYESLAPAEGEDSEGVEIMLGVCASGLLIYRDRLRINRFAWPKILKISYKRNNFYIKIRPGEFEQFESTIGFKLPNHRAAKRLWKVCVEHHTFFRLVSPEAPPKKFLSLGSKFRYSGRTQAQTRRASSQIIRPAPFFERSSSKRYNMSRSLDGAPIMENHETLMKDNAAAKVIAKGDIITTVTTEKKVEEDKSEQEDTHKDAAETPEAAATTPLRQDTKCSPHVYTADPLPSELSLPSSPVSSTKIRRRRRENARKRASSVSPAKSSTGCRRRQAHADRKAALLEEQALLLSARKQRLEQGKSRGGTLFSFSLHLPDLSSILDEDGYITFPDLSEMRFLPECAQNFLPIKSPSLIPCFLFIFFFLLSTSFSVPYALTLSFPLALCLCYLEPKAASLTASIAQGYHDHDSSEEEETDSEQTDFAFDGDITATESEADEDSEMQTQYSFIRRVKGENVFIKHSNLMLEDTEPSADAVKHQTNISEMKRSFLETGGSTPGLTEWEKRLSSSPVHSPRAHEAPMIEPLEPQDTKDEQPTGDEAKEEVNAKATEAAGYLVKYVVDSIITDGATSSGPHGISLSTTMDDDVFMDGTLKEVEEKTPDSQDEVSERSVVKVSPGAVRQEVSQAISDKKGTLIILKDAEDKEDTEGKEMSTLDEKEKSVVPREHETDKNDMLPASMGKEMFKADTSVLTEAQTTEVKMLSTKMEIKTDDMIPLKGIDSPKKAMASWISEEVKTEASEVISVAAKEMKTSDGLKENAEIFTFEDIQSEQSESNLVQNTVSESSTTSLAVSTLGWVSSSQKASPDQQEKAVVAVETEAESTKLTAPTSPDIVEVATKDMPVVHTETKTITYEAAEVDTNGDADPGVLLSAQTITSETTSTTTTTHITKTVKGGISETRIEKRIVITGDADIDHDEE from the exons ATGACAACTGAGTCAGGCGCAGACTCTGAGGCCaagcagctgcaggagaacAAGGAGACACAGAAGGGGAAAGGCAAAGCAGCATCCCAGCCCAGCCAGGCAGCAGCCGAACCCACCTCTCCACAGAACCAGCCGGAGCAGCTTCCAGCCGCAGCCGGACACAGCACCCCAGCCAGGAAAGAGCAG GAACAGATAGAAGAAGATCAGGTATCCCACAGGTCATCCACCAGTCGTCTGTCCAGGTCTCCTTTGAGAGGAGTCAAGAAAGTGAAGATCATGCAGTGTAAAATCACCCTGCTGGACGGCTCCGACTACACGCTCAATGTGGAG AAACGAGTCAAGGGCCATGTGCTCTTTGATAAAGTATGTGATCACCTCAACCTACTGGAGAAAGACTATTTTGGCATCACATACAGAGACATGGAAAATCAGAAG AATTGGCTGGATCCTTCCAAGGAGCTAAAGAAGCAGATCAGGA CTGGTCCCTGGAACTTTGCTTTCAACGTGAAGTTTTACCCACCAGACCCCTCCCAGCTGACCGAGGACATCACAAG GTACTACTTGTGCTTGCAGTTAAGGGATGATGTAGTTTCAGGTCGCCTTCCCTGCTCCTTTGCCACCCACACGGTGCTGGGCTCCTACACAGTGCAGTCTGAACTTGGAGACTACGACCCTGAGGAACTGGCCAGTGACTACATCAGCGAGCTGCGCTTTGCACCCAACCAAACCAAAGAGCTAGAGGAGAAGGTCATGGAACTTCACAAGACCTACAA GGGGATGACACCAGCTGAAGCAGAGATGCATTTCCTGGAAAATGCTAAGAAGCTGTCTATGTATGGCGTGGACCTCCATCACGCTAAG TTGGTAGGGAATCTCTATGAAAGCTTGGCTCCAGCTGAGGGAGAG GACTCTGAGGGTGTGGAGATCATGCTGGGAGTTTGTGCAAGTGGCCTCCTCATCTACAGAGACAGGTTGCGGATCAACAGATTTGCCTGGCCCAAAATCCTCAAGATTTCCTACAAGAGGAACAACTTTTACATCAAAATCCGGCCTGGCGAG TTTGAGCAGTTTGAAAGCACAATTGGTTTCAAACTTCCCAATCACCGTGCTGCCAAAAGGCTTTGGAAGGTCTGCGTGGAACACCATACCTTCTTCAG ACTTGTATCCCCTGAGGCGCCCCCGAAGAAGTTCCTGAGCCTCGGCTCCAAGTTTCGCTACAGTGGCAGAACACAGGCTCAGACCCGTAGGGCCAGCTCTCAGATCATCAGACCTGCGCCGTTCTTCGAACGCTCCTCTAGCAAACGCTACAACATGTCCCGCAGCCTAGATGGAG CTCCCATTATGGAAAACCATGAGACTCTGATGAAGGACAATGCCGCTGCCAAAGTAATCGCCAAGGGAGACATTATTACCACAGTAACAACAGAAAAGAAGGTCGAGGAAGACAAGTCAGAGCAAGAGGACACTCACAAAGATGCAGCAGAGACACCAGAAGCCGCGGCCACAACACCACTCAGACAAGACACAAAG TGCTCCCCTCATGTATACACAGCCGACCCCCTTCCTTCGGAGCTCTCACTCCCTTCATCCCCTGTTTCATCAACTAAAATACGGCGGAGGCGCAGGGAGAACGCTCGTAAGCGGGCCTCATCAGTCAGTCCAGCCAAAAGTAGCACTGGGTGCCGCCGCCGGCAAGCTCATGCTGACCGCAAAGCCGCTCTACTGGAGGAGCAAGCACTGCTGCTCTCAGCCCGCAAGCAGAGACTGGAGCAGGGCAAGAGTCGTGGTGGCAcgctcttctccttctccttgcACCTGCCCGACCTGTCCTCCATCCTGGATGAGGATGGCTATATCACCTTCCCCGATCTGTCAGAGATGCGTTTCCTCCCCGAGTGCGCGCAGAACTTCCTCCCTATTAAGTCACCTTCACTCATCCCCTGCTTCCTCTTCATATTCTTCTTTCTACTCTCCACCTCTTTTTCTGTCCCCTATGCCCTCACTCTCTCCTTCCCCCTGGCGCTGTGCCTCTGCTACCTGGAGCCCAAGGCAGCCTCCCTGACCGCTTCCATAGCCCAGGGCTACCATGACCATGACAGttcagaggaagaagag ACTGACAGCGAACAAACTGACTTTGCCTTTGATGGAGACATAACAGCCACAGAG TCGGAAGCCGATGAGGACTCTGAAATGCAGACTCAG TATAGTTTCATAAGACGAGTTAAAGGGGAAAACGTTTTTATCAAGCATAGTAATCTGATGCTAGAG GATACGGAGCCTTCAGCAGACGCTGTCAAGCACCAGACCAACATCAGCGAGATGAAGCGCTCCTTCCTGGAGACTGGAGGCAGCACACCAGGTCTGACCGAGTGGGAGAAGAGGCTTTCCTCGTCCCCTGTGCACTCACCCAGAGCACATGAGGCACCAATGATAGAGCCGTTGGAGCCACAGGAT aCTAAAGATGAGCAACCAACTGGAGATGAGGCAAAAGAGGAGGTGAATGCTAAAGCCACTGAG GCAGCGGGATATCTGGTGAAATACGTGGTGGATAGTATCATAACAGATGGGGCGACCTCCTCGGGGCCTCATGGGATTAGTTTATCAACCACTATGGATGACGACGTCTTCATGGATGGGACACTGAAGGAGGTAGAAGAGAAAACACCCGACTCCCAGGACGAGGTGTCAGAGAGGTCGGTGGTCAAAGTCAGTCCGGGAGCTGTGAGACAGGAAGTGTCCCAGGCCATCAGTGATAAGAAAGGGACGCTCATTATCTTGAAAGATGCAGAGGACAAAGAGGACACTGAGGGCAAAGAGATGAGTACTTTGGATGAAAAAGAGAAATCCGTTGTTCCGAGAGAGCATGAAACCGACAAGAATGACATGCTGCCTGCATCAATGGGGAAGGAAATGTTCAAAGCAGACACGTCTGTTCTTACAGAAGCCCAAACTACAGAAGTCAAGATGCTAAGTACAAAGATGGAGATAAAAACTGATGACATGATTCCGCTTAAAGGTATTGACTCACCTAAAAAGGCCATGGCATCGTGGATTTCTGAGGAGGTGAAAACAGAGGCCTCAGAGGTGATCAGTGTCGCAGCAAAGGAGATGAAAACCTCTGATGGGCTGAAGGAGAATGCAGAAATCTTCACCTTTGAAGACATCCAGTCTGAGCAGTCAGAGTCCAACCTGGTTCAAAATACAGTTTCAGAATCTTCGACTACATCTTTAGCTGTG TCTACGTTGGGATGGGTTTCCTCATCTCAAAAG GCATCACCTGATCAGCAGGAGAAGGCAGTGGTTGCCGTGGAGACAGAAGCAGAATCAACCAAATTGACAGCACCAACG